The genomic segment CTTGTTGAACTGCAACAACCGCTCCCAACTATCACGAAAACGATTGGGCCACTTCCCGGGATAACTGTTTTTCTTGTGCCAGATGAATTCCTCCGTCCAAAGCCAACCTTGTTTGCGCATTGCAATGATCAGTTCCATGACGTAAGTGCTCCGTTCGCCATCGACAACCTTCTCTTTGATGTTGAGAATGAAAGTTCCTGTCGGCTTGAGAACTCTCAAAAGCTGTCCGGAAATCGGAAGAAACCACTCGACATATTTGTCGTGGTGAATGCCACCGTATGTGTCCTTGCGCTGGTCTGCGTATGGAGGGGAGGTAACGATCAAATCAACAGAGTCGACTGCAAGCCTTGCAAGTTGGTCTTTACTGTCCCCAAGATATATGTCGGTATGGATTTCCATTTTATACCATTTCCTTGTGTCACCAATGCAGGATCAAATTTGTTCGTGCCCGTCGCAACATCGTCCGCAGTGGTGCAAAACTGTCGGAATCGATGCGGGAATATTCTGGTCGACAGGCTCCTCAAAAATCGACGATGACAAACCAAACGCATATGGGACAAACCCTTGGCCGCCCACACGGCGCCCGGCGCCAGAGGCTTTCGGCGCACGGGGTCTGCCATGCAGCGCTCCTTGCCAAACCGTTCGGATGCGATGGGCCTGTGCCCGGGGCGGATCAACCGCCGGACACTGCCTGGCTGTCTGTGGTTGCGGGCAACGGCTGGGGCGCGATGCGGCGCAGTTCTTCTTCCGAGATGATCTCGAACACCCGCACCACCTTGCGGACATCGCTCACGCCACGGACGATGTCGGTGGCCCGTTCGGCTTCGCGCTGCGAGACGCGGCCCATCAGGTAAACGATTTTGCGCTCGGTCACCACCTTGAAGGCGTTGGCCGAGAGGTCCCGGGCATCGACCAGGCTGGCGCGCACCTTGCCGGTGATGAAGGTGTCGATGGAGCGCTGGCCCAGCGTGGAGTTGGGCATCACGGCCAGGTCGTTCACCACCGAGCGCACGTTCTCCACCGCCGCCACGATCTGCTCGACGCTCTGGCGCTGCGCCGCGCCGGGCACTTCGCCGGTCAGCAAGACCTGGCGGTTGTAGCTGGTGACGTTGACATGGGCGCGCTCGCCCAAGGCCGCAACGATGCGGTTGACGGCGCGCAGTTCGATGCCTTCGTCTTCGATCTGCGTGCCGGTGGTGCGGCGGTCCAGCGCCAGCACGCCGCCGACCACGGTGCTGCCGACGATCAACGGGGCACAGGCCGACAGGCCGGCGGCCAGCGCAGCGGCGGCCAGCACGGTGCATGCAGTGCGGTGGTTCATGGGGGGGGGCATGGCGCAATCTCCTGTTCACCAAGTAACTGGGCGTCCACGCCGTCGCTCAGGCAGTGCAGCACCAGGGAGTGGACTTCACGCACGCGCATTGCGCGGTCGTGGGGCACGCTGATCAAGACATCGGTTTCGCGCAACAGCGCGGCGAGCTTGCCGCCGGTGCGGCCGGTCAGCAGCAGCACGCTCATGTCGCGCTCATGGGCGGCCTCGGCAGCCGCCAGCAAGTTCGCGTCATTGCCGGTCACCGACAAGACCAGCAGGACATCGCCGGCCTGGCCCAGGGCCCGCACCTGGCGGGCATATTGCCGGGCCATGTCGTTGCCGTCGCAAGTGAGCGCCAGCGCGGCCAGTTCGGGTCGCACGCGCTCGAACCCCGTGACGCAGAAGGTGGCAAATTGCCAGGCTTCGGCGGCTGATGGGCCGTTGCCGCAGGCCAGCACCTTGCCGCCGCCGGTCACACAGGCCAGCAGCGCCTGTATGGCCGCCGCAATGCATTGGCTCAGGCCCTGCGCGGCTTGGTATATCAGGTCGGCGCTGTCGATGAAATGCTGTTGGATGCGTTGCTCTAGCATGGGGGTCCGATGATAGCGTTGCGCGCTGCGGGTGCTGATGGCTTGCCGCCCTCGCCTGCGCGCTCACTGCGCTTCGAAAGCGGCCTTGATCCATTGCACGGGCTCTTGCTCTTGCACCAGCACCACGTCGAAACGGCAAGGCGGCGGCGCCGGCAAGCGCCGCAGGTAATGCTGCGCCGCAAAAATGATGCGCCGCTGTTTGGTCGCGCCGATGCTGCCGCCGGCCCCGCCAAAGGCGCCGTGGCTGCGGTTGCGCACTTCCACGAACACCAGGGTGCGGTCCCGCTCGCGCAGCACCAGGTCGATCTCGCCGCCGCCGCGCCCGGGCGTCCGATAATTGCGCGCCACCAGTTGCAGACCGGCGGCCTGCAGATGGGCCAGGGCCAGGTCCTCGGCGGCATGGCCGCGCTCGCTGGCGGTGGCTGCGCTGGCGGGCGCAGGGGCCGGTCCGGGCGCTGCTGCCGGTGGTCTCTTTCCAAGGAATTCGAGGAATTTCATTGAGCGCTTCTTTCGCTTCCGCCCGGGGTGCCGCACACGATGCGGCGGCTGCGCAGCATTATCCGCAGGGCGCCTTGTACATGGTGGCCACGCCCATCGGCAACTTGGCCGACATCACGCTGCGCGCGCTGCATCTGCTGCAACTGGCCGACACCGTGGCCTGCGAGGACAAGCGCCACACGCAGGCCATGCTGCGCGCCTACGGCATCGACAAGAGCGCGGCCCAACTGCTGGCCCTGCACCAGCACAACGAGGCCGAGGCCGCGCAGCAACTGGTGCTGCGACTGCAACAGGGCCAGCGCGTAGCGTATGTGAGCGATGCGGGCACGCCCGGCGTGAGCGACCCCGGTGCGCGTCTGGTGGCCGCCGTGCAGGCGGCGGGCCTGCGCGCCGTGCCGCTGCCCGGCGCCAGCAGCATCACCGCCGCGCTGAGCGTGGCCGGCGCCGTGGCCCAGGGCAGCGGGCAGGGCGGTTTTGTGTTTGTCGGTTTTTTGCCGGTGAAGAACGCCGAGCGCGCCGGCGTCATCGCGCAGCAACTGGCGCGCGAGCCCCGCTGCGTGCTGCTGCTGGAGGCCCCGCACCGCATTGGCGGGCTGGCACGGGCGCTGGCCGTGCTGGGCGCGCGCCCTGTGACCCTGGCGCGCGAACTGACCAAGCAGTTTGAAGAGGTGGCCACCCTGCCCGCGCAGGCCCTGGCGGCATGGCTGGCCGGATCGCGCGAGCGCGAGCGCGGCGAATTCGTGCTGCTGCTGCACCCCATGCCGGTGGCACGCGACGACGGCGAAAGCCTGCGGGTGTTGCGCCTGCTGTTGCAGGATTTGCCGCTCAAGACCGCTGTGCGGCTGGCGGCCCAAATCACGGGCGCAGCGCGCAATGTGCTGTATGAGATGGCGCTCGCGTGCCAGCGCGACGGGGAACCTGCGTGCTGACGTCGCGCCGCCGCGCGTAGTGTCGCGTCACGGATCAGATGTCGTAGGCTGCGCGCAGCCATCGGAGCGCAGCGCAAGGCGCATCGCGCAGCCCATACCGAGCGTATTGGCAAGCGATGCAACGCCGCGATGCGCTTCGATGGCCAGCGCAGACCGACAGATGATCGGTGACGCGACACTAGCCCATGACAGGCAGGCCATCGCGCTTGAAGGCGCGCCGGCCCGTCAGCGCCGCAGTGCCGCCTGCCCCCCATAATCGCGCAATGACGCATTCCACGGAAGACTTGCATGTCTATCTGCGCAGCATCACGGAGGGCGAACGCACATCGCTCTCGGTGCTGGCCCGGCTCGTTCCCGAAAACGCCACCGTCCTCGACCTGGGCTGTGGCAGCGGCGCGCTGGGTCGATTCCTGGCCGGCCGCCGCGCCTGCACCAGCGACGGCCTGACCCTCAGCGAGGCCGAAGCGGCCCATGCCCGCCCGCATTACCGCCGGGTGGTGGTCGACGATCTGGAGTCCTGCGACCTGCAAGAGCGCTTTGCCGGGCAGCGCTACGACACCATCGTCTGCGCCGATGTGCTGGAGCACCTGAGCCGCCCCGAGCGGGTGCTCGCCGCCTGCCGCGAACTGCTCAAGCCCGCCGGCCGACTGCTGATTTCCGTGCCCAACGCGGGCTACTGCGGCCTGGTGGCCGAACTGCTGCAAGGCGAATTCCGCTACCGTCAAGAGGGGCTGCTCGACCGCACGCACCTGCGCTTTTTTACGCACCGCTCGCTGCTGCGCTGGCTGAACGAGCAGCGCTGGGCGCTCGACAGCCTGGACCGCATCGTGCGCCAGTTGCCCGAATCCGAATTCCAGGTCGCCTTCGACAGCCTGCCGCCGGCAGTGGCCCGGTATCTGCTGGGCATGCCGGACGCGCTTTGCTACCAGTTCATCGCCGTGGCACGCCCCGTGGCGGCCCCTGCGCAGGCGCTCCATTTTTTGGATGCTGCTGTCGGTGCCACTGCGCCTGGTCAGGCGCAGCTCGCAGCCCCGCCTGGTCAGGCGCAGTTCGTAGCCCCGCCTGGTCAGACGCAGCTCGTAGTCTCGCCTGGTCAGACGCAGCTCGCAGCCCCGCCCGGTCAGGCGCAGTCCATGGTTCCGCCCGGTCAGGCCCGGTTCACCGCCCAGTTGTACCTGGGCCGCGACGGCCAATACACCGAGGCCCGCAAGCTCACCACCACCGGCGCCATTGGCGCAGAACGCCAGACCCTGCGCTTTGTGCTCCCCGCGCAGGACGAGGCCCTCACGCAGTTGCGGCTGGACCCTGCGGATCGCGCCGGATTCCTGCATTTGTACCGCATCACTTTGCGCAGCACGCAGGGCGATGTGGTGTGGGAGTGGCACGCGCACGGCAGCCCGCGCAGCCTGTTGGCGGCCACCGTGCACCACCAGATCGTCTGGCAAGCCCCCATGCCCGCAGCCAGCGGCGCCACGCTGCTGCTGCTCACCGGCGAGGAGCCTTGGTTCGAACTGCCGATTGCGCCCGCAACGCTGGCCGCCTGCACGCCGCAGGGGGCGATCCTGGACATCGAACTGGGCTGGCCCATGTCGGCGGACTACCTGGCCCTTTCGGCCACGGTCTGCCCCCTGCAAGACCGCATCGCAGCGCTGGAGAGCAGCACCAGCGACGCGCAGCGGCGACTGCGCCAGGCGCAAAGCCGCAGCGCCGGCCTGGAAGAAAACAACCAGGCGCTCGCCCAGCAGTGCGCCACCTGGCAATTGGAAGCCACCCGCCTGCGGCAAGACTGCGCACAACTCGTGCAGCACCTGAAAACCATAGAGACCTCCACCGTGTTTCGCGCGACCCGCCCCCTGGTGCACGCCAAGATGCGCATCGACCGGCTGCTGGGCCGCACGCCGCGCCAGCGCGCAGCCCCCCAAGCCGTGCCCATCGCAGCGCCCGACCATCCGGTCGACATCATCGTCCCCGTGTACCAGGGGCTGGCCGACACCCAACGGTGCCTGGCTTCGGTGCTGTCCGCCACCTGCCACAGCGCATACCGCCTGATCGTCATCGACGACGCCAGCCCCGAGCCAGCGCTGAGCGCCTGGCTGCGCCAGCGGGCCGCGCAGGACAGCCGCATCACCTTGCTGGAAAACCCCGAAAACCTCGGCTTCGTCGGCACCGTCAACCGCGGCATGGCCCTGTCGGACAGCCACGATGTGCTGCTGCTCAACAGCGACACCGAGGTCACGGGCGACTGGCTCGACCGCCTGCGCCGCGCGGCCTATGGCGACCGCAAAATCGCCTCGGTCACGCCGCTGTCGAACAACGCCACCATTTGCAGCTACCCGCGCTTTTGCCAGGCCAACGAGCTGCCCGCCGGCTACGACAGCGCCAGGCTCGACGCGCTGTGCGCCCAAACCAACCCGGGCGCCGTGGTCGATGTGCCCACCGGCGTCGGCTTTTGCATGTACATCCGGCGCGACTGCCTGAAGCAACTGGGCCTGTTCGACAGCGAAAACTTCGGCAAGGGCTATGGCGAGGAAAACGACTTCTGCCAGCGCGCTGCAAAGGCCGGCTGGCGCAATCTGCAACTGCTCGACACCTTTGTGCTGCACACCGGCGGCGTCAGTTTCGGCGACAGTAAAAGCCAGCGCGAGCGGGCCGCGCTGCAAACGCTGCGCCGCCTGCACCCGGGCTATGAAAGCGCCGTGATGGCCTTCGTGCAGGCCGACCCGGCCCGGCCCTACCGCCTGGCGCTCGACACCGCCCGCATCGTCCGCTCCGGCCTGCCCGTGGTATTGGCCGTGCTGCATGATCGCGCCGGCGGCACGCTGCGCCATGTGCGCGATCTGGCACAGCACCTGAGCGGGCAGGCCCTGTTCCTGACCCTGACGCCTGCGCCCGGGCGCAGCGTGAGCCTGCAACTGGCCTGCGCCGGCGAAGGCTTCGAGCTCGTCTTCCGGCTCGCCGACCAGTACCAGGACCTGCTGCAGACCCTGCGCCAACTCGGCGTGCGGCATGTCCACTACCACCATCTGCTGGGCCACGACCCGCTGATTGCCGGCCTGCCCCATGCGCTGGGCCTGGCCTACGACTTCACGGCGCATGACTTCTACAGCTACTGCACGCATATCTCGCTGACCGGCAGCGACCATCGCTACGCAGACGGCCCCGCCCCCGGCCAATGCGCCTGTTGCCGAACGCAAGAGCCGGCCCCCAGCGGCAGCGGCAGCGTTGCCGACTGGCGCCAGCGCAACCGGCACTTTCTGGTCGCCGCGCGCAACCTGCTGGTCCCGAGCCACGACGCCGCCCGGCGCATGGCCGCCTTCGCCCCGGGCGCCCGCCTGCGGGTGGTGCCGCATGCCGACATCAGCGCCGATGGCGCCGCCGCGCTGCCCGTCATCGCGCCACCACCGCGCCCGGCCGATGCGCGCCTGAAGATCGTCGTCCTCGGCGCCCTCAGCGCAATCAAGGGCGCAGACCTGCTCGAAGCCGTGGCGCTGCAAGCGGCCAGGCGCCAGGCGCCCGTCGAATTCCACCTGCTCGGCTACGGCTACCGCCACCTGCAAACCCAGCCGCGCGCGCGCCTGACCGTGCACGGCGCCTACGAAGACCCCGACCTGCCCGGCCTGCTGCATTGGCTGCAACCCGACTTGGTGTGGTTCCCCGCGCTCTGGCCCGAAACCTACAGCTACACGCTGAGCGCCGCGCTGCAGGCCGGCCTGCCCGTGGTCGCCCCCGACCTGGGCGCCTTCGCCGAACGGCTGGCCGGCCGGCCCTGGAGCTGGGTCATGCCCTGGGACATGACCGCCGCCGAGTGGCTCGAACGCTTTCTCGAACTGCGCGAGCGCCACTTTGCCAACGCACAGGCGCCGCAGCCCCCGGCACACAGCGCCCCCGCCAGCGACGACTGGCATTACCGCCAGCATTACCTGCAAGGACTGCCCGACATCGGCGCGCCCAGCCCGCTGGCGCATGATTTCCTGCGCTCACACCAGCCGCCGACGGCCGCTGCCCGGCGCTCGCTGCTGCTCACGGGCTTGGTGCGCCTGCGCTCGCACCCGCTGCTGCGTGGTCTGGCGCAACGGGTTCCGCAGCACTGGCAAACCAGGGTCAAGAACTGGCTGCGGGCTTGAACGCCTACTGCGGCGAGGCCGCCGCCCCCGTGGCCTGGTAAAAGTTGACGAACAGCCCGCGAAACTGGCGCTCCGACACCATCTGCAGCGCCCCCGCGCAATGGCGGTTCACCATGTCGAAGTACAGGCGGTGCGCGCTGTGCTGGAACAGCACCACCTGTTCACCGGGGGCCCAGCGGCGCTGGCACAGTGCCGCCACGCCCGCCGTCAGGTCCCCCGACTGCCCCACCGTCGTCAACTCGTAACTGCGCCCCGCATCGGCCATGAAGCGGCGCAGGTAGTAGTTGTAATAAGCGGCATTGGCGGCCCAGGTGGCCACCACCGTAGGCCGGCCCTGCGTGTTTTGCACGATATACCGCGATGCCTCGCGGTAGTCCTCCTTCCAGGGGTTCTGGTAGTACGCCCGCAGCGTCGGCACGCTGACGGCGCAGGCCAGCAGCACCGCGCACAGCGGAAACAGGCGCGCCAGGCGATGCTGCCCGGCCAGTGAAAACAGCAACGCAAACACCGCCATGCCCACCGGCAGCATGGCCGAAAAATAGCGCGCATGCCAAACCCGGGCATGGAATGCCGTGTAGATGCCGTAGCCAAAATGCATGACCACCAGGAGCGCCAAGCCCAGGCACAGCAGCCAGCGCGGGTCGTGCACGCGGCGCGGCGCGGCGTCTGCGGCCGCGCGCTTGCATGCCCCCAGGGCGGCGCCGAGCAAGGCCAGAGTCAAAGTGGCAGGCAGCGCATAGGGCCGCGCCAGAAAAACCCCCACCGCCTTGGGCAGCCCGATGAATGCCTGTACCACCTGTATGGACGGTTGCGGCAGAAAAAACTCTGTCGCCTTGGGCAGCAGCAAAGACCAGACATCGGCCCAGGCATAGTCGCTCCAGCCGTAATAGCCCGCGCCGGCGGACGCCATGGCGAACCAATTCAGATACAGCCAGGGCGCCAACAGCGCAGGCAGCGCGGCGAACCAGCCGAACTCGCGCAGCGGCCACCCCCGCCGCTTGGCCAGCACCCAGCGCAGGCCCGTCAAGCCGCAGGCCAGCACCAGCCCCGTGTAATGCGTGTAACTGAGCAGCAGATAGATCGCGACATCCACTTTGAAACTGCTCCCCCAATGGCTGCGCTGACCGTCGTCCGCCAGCACGTAGCGCACCAGCCGCACCACGGCGATGCTGGCCAGCAGCATCAGCAGGGCGTAGCCGCGCACCTCCTGCGCATAGGTGACGGCGGACGGCGACAGCGCGAAGATCAGGGCCGCGCCGGCAGCCGACCAGGCCCCCAGAGGGCGCCGCAGGCCGATGAACAGAACCAGCGGCGCCAGGCTGCCCAGCAGCGCGCTCATCGAGCGCACGGCGAAATCCGACCAGCCGAACACCTGACACCAAAGCCACAGCAGGACCTCGAACAACGGCGGCGAATTCTCGCCGGCCTTCCAGGTCAGGAAAGAATCCTCCATCCGCAGATACGGAAAAGACTTTTTCTCATACGCATACCAAGGCCGGCCCGCGCCCACCTGCGTGATGGAGGAGACCGAAAACAGCTCGTCGGACCACAAACCTTGCGTCGCCAGTTCATGAAAGCGCAAATACAGCGTCAAAGCGGCCAGAGCGACGAAAAATCCCAGCCAGAGTGCCATCTGGCGGCGTGGACGATGGCCACGGTAAATTGGTTCTTTGTCATTCATGGCGGTTTGCGGTGGGCGGGGGACATGGGTGGTGCATATCGATCGAGACACGCATTACGAACAACGACTTTACGCGAAGAACCCAACTGCCTTGGGCCGGCCGCTCATGCGCGATAGCCCGGCAGCAGCCAGTGTCGCAGACGCTGCATGGCCCTGCGGCGCAAGCGGGTGAGCGCCGACATCGGCCGCTGGCGGAACACCCCGACCGTGTCGCCCCAGGGCGCGCTATCGGGGTCGGCATGTGCGTTCCAGTCGGTAGACACCTCCAGCAACTCCAGATCGCCATAGGCCGCCAGCGCGCGATAGGCGTCAGGGTAGAAGCGCCAGCAATCTTGCGGATAGCGATGCTCCGGCCCGCGCGAGGGCGCGAGCAACAAGATATGCCCGCCCGGTTTGAGCACCCGCACCATCTCCAGCCAAGTCAGCCAGAAGAACTGCACATGCTCGAAGGCCTGGCCCGAGACGATCACATCCACGCTGTGGCTGGCAAAAGGCAGGCGGTAGGGCGAGGTCATCACCCGGTCCACATTCGGCCCTGCGGTCAAATCCACACCGGTATAACGCCAGCCGGGACGGCTGAAAAATGGCCGGTAGCTGCCATTGACATCGTAGCTGCCGACATCGATGACCGTGAGCGCATCCAGCCCCTGCAAATAGCGGCCCACCAACTGCTCCACATGCTCCAATGAACTCAGGTGCACCCAAGGTCTCCTTTCAGGGCCGCATCAGCACATAGGCATCCTGGTGCTGCCAGAAATGCTGCGGCGCAAAGTGAATCAGCCGCCCCGGCCCGAGTTGCTCCCCGATGCGCGCGAGCACATAGGACTGCGAGGTGAACGCGGTGCCGTATTCCTGGGCCGCGATAGCCTGCGACTCGCTGGCGGCGGCAAAGAAAAACCCCTGTGCATCCAGACTGACGCGCTGACGCCGCGCAGCCTCGGCGCCATGCGTGGAAAAAACCAGCACCCCCCCCGGGGCCAACAGCCCGTACAGACAGCGCAGCCAGCGCGGCCAGGTGGCGGCGGGCAGATGGCTGAACAGCGACAGCACGAACACCAGGTCGTAGCGCTGCGCAAGGCACAGCGCCTCGGGCACGGACGACGACAAATGGGTCTGCACCCCGAAAGTGGCCCCGGAAAACGCCACCGCATCGGCCACCACATCCGAGACCGTCACCCGCTGCGCGCCCAGCGCCTTGACCAGATGCCGCGTGAAGCGCCCATGGCCGCTGGCAAACTCAAGACAGTGGCCGACCTTCAGCAAAGGTCGATCCACCTGTTCGAGCAACAGCATCAATTCCGACAGCGTGCGCCAGCCATCGGCCAGGTAGTCGCGCAGCGGATTCACGCTGGCGGGGTGGTTCTCGAAGAAGCGATAAATATCGTCGGCGGGCGCAATCTCGCAGTTGCACCCCATCCATTCGGTAAAAGCCCCGGCCAGCCCATGGCGCTCTATCAGGTTGTGCGCCGCAAGCCTCGTCGGCGCCTGGGCCAAAGCCTGCTGCAAGGCCAGCGCGGCCTGCGCTGCGTCGCCTGCGGCCAGATGCCTGCGGCCCAAGGCCAGCCATTCCTGCGCGCGATCGGGCATCTCAGGGGCACCAAGCCATCAAAGGGTCTGAAGGGTCTGCACAGGCAGCGCAATGCGCGGGCGGGCCATGAACCGGGCAGCAGCCGACGCCAGACGGCCGGCCTCAGGCGGTGGCGCCGCACATGCAGCAGGCAGATGCATTCCGGGGTGCCGCAGCGCCGGGGCCTTTTCGGGTTTCCGCAAGGTACTCATGGCCCCCGAGCATACATGCGTCGGGCCCGTCTTTTCCAATTCAGGTAGAGCCTGAACGCGGGGGCCGCAAGAGGTGGCTCAGGCGGCGGCTTGGGGTCGTTGGTTGGACAGCTCGAAGAGTTCAGAGCGAGCGGCATCCATGGCGTTGGCGGCGTCCAGAGCGCTGGTCTCGGCGGCCTTGCCGACACGCAGCACAGCGATTGATATCCGCCAAGTGTCGAATCCCGAATGATCGCTCGCGCAGCTCGCGCAATCGGGAACTTTCGCTCATGCGGCTTGGCGCGGATAGGGTCGATGCAAGGCAATGTCGGGGTTCAAGCGTACACCGAAGCCGGGAGCGTCTAGCGCCGATGCCTTGATGCGACCGTTGACCGGGACGGGTTCATCGAGCAGTTGCGGATTGAACATCGGCACGACCTCGTCGGCTTTGGGCGCCATCATCAGGAACTCCGCGAAGGGACTGTTCTGCCGCGTGATGACGAAGTGGTAGCTGTAGACCGAGGAGCCGTGCGGCACCACGAGCTTGCCATGCGCGTCCGCCAGGTTCGAGATCTTGATGAGCTCAGTGATGCCGCCGCACCAACCGACGTCGGGCTGGATGATGTCGCAGCATCCCATCTCCAGCAGCAGACGAAATCCCCAGCGGGTGGCCTCGTGTTCACCCGTGGTCACCAGCATGCCGCGGGGTACGTTCCGGCGCAGTTCTGCATACCCCCAGTAGTCGTCGGGCGAGAGCGCTTCTTCGATCCATTTGAGGCCGTGCTCGTTGCGCGCCGCAGTTGCCAGGCGAGTGGCATATTCGACGTCCAGGCTCATCCAGCAGTCGAGCATGAGCCAGAAGTCTTTGCCGACCTTGCTGCGCATGTCGCCGATCATGTCGAGGTTCTTTGCGAGACCCTCTTCCCGCTCGGCAGGTGCGTGGTGCAGCGGCATCTTGCCGCCGATGAAGCCCATCTGCCGGGCAAGATCCGGCCGCGCGCCGGTGGCGTAGAAAATGAGTTCGTCCCGCACCGGACCGCCGAGCAGCGCGTGCACCGGCTCCTTGCGTATCTTGGCGAGCAGGTCCCACAGCGCCAGGTCGACGCCTGAGATGGTGTTGATCACGATGCCCTTGCGACCGTAGTAGAGCGTCGCGCTGTACATCTGGTCCCACATCTTCTCGATGTCTGTGACCCTGGCGCCTTCGAGAAAGCGTGCCAGATGCTTCTCCACGATAAAGCAGCCCAGGTCGCCGCCGGTGGTGACCGAAAAGCCCACCGTTCCGTCCGAGGCCTCGATCTCGACCACCAGTGTGCCGAGCACGTTGATGCCGAAGCTTTGGCGGCTTTGGCGGTACTCGGGATATTTGCTCATCGGCGTGGCGATGTGATCATCGATCCAGTGGCCGCCGCCCTGGTCGTGGTAATCGGCACCGCCGCCGCGGACGGTGAAAGCGCGAACGTGCTTGATGAAAGGCATGCCCATGGTGAAGCTCCGGAGGATGAGGGGGAGGATGAGGGGTTCGCCAAACGGCAAAGCAAAGGTTCTGTTCTTCATGCCGAGCCTGGACCGCAGCTCGAAGAAGATTGCGTCGGCATGGTCTGTGGCGGCACATCCTTGCGTGCCGACTCCGCGAAGGCGCGTGCCACCGCGTCGGTGTTGCCGCCGGCAG from the Verminephrobacter eiseniae EF01-2 genome contains:
- a CDS encoding glycosyltransferase family 39 protein; this encodes MNDKEPIYRGHRPRRQMALWLGFFVALAALTLYLRFHELATQGLWSDELFSVSSITQVGAGRPWYAYEKKSFPYLRMEDSFLTWKAGENSPPLFEVLLWLWCQVFGWSDFAVRSMSALLGSLAPLVLFIGLRRPLGAWSAAGAALIFALSPSAVTYAQEVRGYALLMLLASIAVVRLVRYVLADDGQRSHWGSSFKVDVAIYLLLSYTHYTGLVLACGLTGLRWVLAKRRGWPLREFGWFAALPALLAPWLYLNWFAMASAGAGYYGWSDYAWADVWSLLLPKATEFFLPQPSIQVVQAFIGLPKAVGVFLARPYALPATLTLALLGAALGACKRAAADAAPRRVHDPRWLLCLGLALLVVMHFGYGIYTAFHARVWHARYFSAMLPVGMAVFALLFSLAGQHRLARLFPLCAVLLACAVSVPTLRAYYQNPWKEDYREASRYIVQNTQGRPTVVATWAANAAYYNYYLRRFMADAGRSYELTTVGQSGDLTAGVAALCQRRWAPGEQVVLFQHSAHRLYFDMVNRHCAGALQMVSERQFRGLFVNFYQATGAAASPQ
- a CDS encoding YraN family protein, coding for MKFLEFLGKRPPAAAPGPAPAPASAATASERGHAAEDLALAHLQAAGLQLVARNYRTPGRGGGEIDLVLRERDRTLVFVEVRNRSHGAFGGAGGSIGATKQRRIIFAAQHYLRRLPAPPPCRFDVVLVQEQEPVQWIKAAFEAQ
- a CDS encoding class I SAM-dependent methyltransferase is translated as MHLSSLEHVEQLVGRYLQGLDALTVIDVGSYDVNGSYRPFFSRPGWRYTGVDLTAGPNVDRVMTSPYRLPFASHSVDVIVSGQAFEHVQFFWLTWLEMVRVLKPGGHILLLAPSRGPEHRYPQDCWRFYPDAYRALAAYGDLELLEVSTDWNAHADPDSAPWGDTVGVFRQRPMSALTRLRRRAMQRLRHWLLPGYRA
- a CDS encoding methyltransferase domain-containing protein encodes the protein MTHSTEDLHVYLRSITEGERTSLSVLARLVPENATVLDLGCGSGALGRFLAGRRACTSDGLTLSEAEAAHARPHYRRVVVDDLESCDLQERFAGQRYDTIVCADVLEHLSRPERVLAACRELLKPAGRLLISVPNAGYCGLVAELLQGEFRYRQEGLLDRTHLRFFTHRSLLRWLNEQRWALDSLDRIVRQLPESEFQVAFDSLPPAVARYLLGMPDALCYQFIAVARPVAAPAQALHFLDAAVGATAPGQAQLAAPPGQAQFVAPPGQTQLVVSPGQTQLAAPPGQAQSMVPPGQARFTAQLYLGRDGQYTEARKLTTTGAIGAERQTLRFVLPAQDEALTQLRLDPADRAGFLHLYRITLRSTQGDVVWEWHAHGSPRSLLAATVHHQIVWQAPMPAASGATLLLLTGEEPWFELPIAPATLAACTPQGAILDIELGWPMSADYLALSATVCPLQDRIAALESSTSDAQRRLRQAQSRSAGLEENNQALAQQCATWQLEATRLRQDCAQLVQHLKTIETSTVFRATRPLVHAKMRIDRLLGRTPRQRAAPQAVPIAAPDHPVDIIVPVYQGLADTQRCLASVLSATCHSAYRLIVIDDASPEPALSAWLRQRAAQDSRITLLENPENLGFVGTVNRGMALSDSHDVLLLNSDTEVTGDWLDRLRRAAYGDRKIASVTPLSNNATICSYPRFCQANELPAGYDSARLDALCAQTNPGAVVDVPTGVGFCMYIRRDCLKQLGLFDSENFGKGYGEENDFCQRAAKAGWRNLQLLDTFVLHTGGVSFGDSKSQRERAALQTLRRLHPGYESAVMAFVQADPARPYRLALDTARIVRSGLPVVLAVLHDRAGGTLRHVRDLAQHLSGQALFLTLTPAPGRSVSLQLACAGEGFELVFRLADQYQDLLQTLRQLGVRHVHYHHLLGHDPLIAGLPHALGLAYDFTAHDFYSYCTHISLTGSDHRYADGPAPGQCACCRTQEPAPSGSGSVADWRQRNRHFLVAARNLLVPSHDAARRMAAFAPGARLRVVPHADISADGAAALPVIAPPPRPADARLKIVVLGALSAIKGADLLEAVALQAARRQAPVEFHLLGYGYRHLQTQPRARLTVHGAYEDPDLPGLLHWLQPDLVWFPALWPETYSYTLSAALQAGLPVVAPDLGAFAERLAGRPWSWVMPWDMTAAEWLERFLELRERHFANAQAPQPPAHSAPASDDWHYRQHYLQGLPDIGAPSPLAHDFLRSHQPPTAAARRSLLLTGLVRLRSHPLLRGLAQRVPQHWQTRVKNWLRA
- a CDS encoding SIS domain-containing protein, whose amino-acid sequence is MLEQRIQQHFIDSADLIYQAAQGLSQCIAAAIQALLACVTGGGKVLACGNGPSAAEAWQFATFCVTGFERVRPELAALALTCDGNDMARQYARQVRALGQAGDVLLVLSVTGNDANLLAAAEAAHERDMSVLLLTGRTGGKLAALLRETDVLISVPHDRAMRVREVHSLVLHCLSDGVDAQLLGEQEIAPCPPP
- a CDS encoding BON domain-containing protein, with translation MNHRTACTVLAAAALAAGLSACAPLIVGSTVVGGVLALDRRTTGTQIEDEGIELRAVNRIVAALGERAHVNVTSYNRQVLLTGEVPGAAQRQSVEQIVAAVENVRSVVNDLAVMPNSTLGQRSIDTFITGKVRASLVDARDLSANAFKVVTERKIVYLMGRVSQREAERATDIVRGVSDVRKVVRVFEIISEEELRRIAPQPLPATTDSQAVSGG
- the rsmI gene encoding 16S rRNA (cytidine(1402)-2'-O)-methyltransferase; translated protein: MSASFASARGAAHDAAAAQHYPQGALYMVATPIGNLADITLRALHLLQLADTVACEDKRHTQAMLRAYGIDKSAAQLLALHQHNEAEAAQQLVLRLQQGQRVAYVSDAGTPGVSDPGARLVAAVQAAGLRAVPLPGASSITAALSVAGAVAQGSGQGGFVFVGFLPVKNAERAGVIAQQLAREPRCVLLLEAPHRIGGLARALAVLGARPVTLARELTKQFEEVATLPAQALAAWLAGSRERERGEFVLLLHPMPVARDDGESLRVLRLLLQDLPLKTAVRLAAQITGAARNVLYEMALACQRDGEPAC